Proteins from one Streptococcus mitis B6 genomic window:
- the pyrR gene encoding bifunctional pyr operon transcriptional regulator/uracil phosphoribosyltransferase PyrR: MKTKEVVDELTVKRAITRITYEIIERNKDLNKIVLAGIKTRGVFIAHRIQERLEQLENLSVPVVELDTKPFRDDIKSGEDTSFVSVDVTDREVILVDDVLYTGRTIRAAIDNIVGHGRPARVSLAVLVDRGHRELPIRPDYVGKNIPTSRSEEIIVEMTELDGQDRVLITEEA; this comes from the coding sequence ATGAAGACAAAAGAAGTTGTAGACGAATTGACCGTCAAACGAGCGATTACGCGTATTACTTACGAGATTATCGAACGTAACAAAGATTTGAACAAAATCGTCTTGGCTGGTATTAAAACTCGTGGTGTCTTTATCGCCCACCGAATCCAAGAACGTTTGGAGCAGCTAGAAAATCTTTCAGTTCCTGTTGTGGAATTGGATACGAAACCTTTCCGTGATGATATTAAAAGTGGAGAAGATACTTCGTTTGTTTCTGTTGATGTGACAGACCGCGAAGTTATCTTGGTGGATGATGTGCTTTATACAGGTCGTACCATCCGAGCTGCTATTGATAATATTGTCGGTCATGGTCGCCCTGCGCGCGTGAGTTTAGCAGTTTTAGTCGATCGTGGACATAGAGAATTGCCAATCCGTCCAGATTACGTTGGGAAAAATATCCCAACCAGTCGTTCTGAAGAAATCATCGTAGAGATGACAGAACTTGATGGCCAAGACAGAGTTCTGATTACTGAAGAAGCATAG
- the nth gene encoding endonuclease III produces the protein MVLSKKRARKVLEEIIALFPDAKPSLDFTNHFELLVAVMLSAQTTDAAVNKATPGLFATFPTPQAMSVATESEIASHISRLGLYRNKAKFLKKCAQQLLDDFDGQVPRTREELESLAGVGRKTANVVMSVGFGIPAFAVDTHVERICKHHDIVKKSATPLEVEKRVMDILPPEQWLAAHQAMIYFGRAICHPKNPECDHYPQLYDFSNL, from the coding sequence ATGGTTTTATCAAAAAAACGAGCACGAAAAGTGCTAGAAGAAATCATTGCCCTCTTTCCAGATGCCAAGCCCAGTCTTGATTTCACCAATCATTTTGAACTCTTGGTTGCGGTCATGTTGTCAGCTCAGACAACGGATGCAGCGGTAAATAAGGCCACACCGGGTCTCTTTGCTACCTTTCCAACGCCCCAAGCAATGTCTGTGGCAACTGAGAGTGAGATTGCTTCACACATTTCTCGCCTGGGACTGTATCGAAACAAGGCTAAATTCCTAAAAAAATGTGCTCAACAGTTACTAGACGATTTTGATGGTCAAGTCCCTCGGACACGTGAGGAATTAGAGAGTTTGGCAGGTGTTGGTCGCAAGACAGCCAATGTTGTCATGAGTGTGGGTTTTGGGATTCCAGCTTTTGCAGTAGATACTCATGTGGAGCGTATTTGCAAACACCACGATATCGTCAAAAAATCAGCGACACCACTTGAGGTGGAAAAACGTGTCATGGATATCTTGCCACCGGAGCAGTGGTTAGCTGCCCATCAGGCAATGATTTATTTTGGAAGAGCCATTTGTCATCCTAAAAATCCAGAGTGTGACCACTACCCACAGTTATATGATTTTAGCAATTTATAA
- a CDS encoding YceD family protein, protein MKLNIQEIRKQSEGLHFEQTLDLAADLRARNQEILDVKDILAVGKVQYEDRMYFLDYQLSYTIVLASSRSMEPVELAESYPVTEVFMEGATNQLDQEVLDDDLVLPIKNGELDLAESVSDNILLNIPIKVLTAEEEAGKGFVSGNDWQIMTEEEYQAQQAVKKEENSPFAGLQGLFDGDE, encoded by the coding sequence ATGAAATTAAATATTCAAGAAATTCGTAAGCAGTCTGAAGGCTTGCATTTTGAACAAACCTTAGACCTAGCCGCAGACCTGCGTGCACGTAATCAAGAAATTTTAGATGTAAAAGATATCCTTGCAGTTGGAAAAGTACAGTACGAAGACCGTATGTATTTCTTAGATTATCAGTTGTCTTATACCATTGTCCTTGCTTCCAGTCGTAGTATGGAGCCAGTTGAGTTGGCTGAATCTTATCCAGTAACGGAAGTTTTCATGGAAGGCGCAACCAACCAGCTAGATCAAGAAGTTTTAGATGATGATTTGGTCTTGCCTATCAAAAATGGAGAACTTGACCTTGCTGAGAGCGTATCAGACAATATCCTGCTGAACATTCCTATCAAGGTTTTGACGGCTGAAGAAGAAGCTGGTAAAGGTTTTGTGTCAGGAAATGACTGGCAAATCATGACAGAGGAAGAATACCAAGCCCAACAGGCAGTTAAGAAAGAAGAAAACAGTCCTTTTGCTGGTTTACAAGGACTATTTGATGGAGACGAATAA
- a CDS encoding ATP-binding cassette domain-containing protein translates to MHYRYSRKGNHMIKINHLTITQNKDLRDLVSDLNMTIQDGEKVAIIGEEGNGKSTLLKTLMGEALPDFTIKGEIQSDYQSIAYIPQKLPEELKKKSLHDYFFLDTIDLDYSILYRLAEELHFDSDRFASDQEIGSLSGGEALKIQLIHELAKPFEILFLDEPSNDLDLETVDWLKGQILKIRQTIIFISHDEDFLSQTADTIVHLRLVKHRKEAETLVEHLDYDRYSDQRKANFAKQSQQAANDQRAYDKTMEKHRRVKQNVETALRATKDSTAGRLLAKKMKTVLSQEKRYERAAQSMTQKPLEEEEIRLFFSDIQPLPASKVLIQLEKENLSIDDRILAQELQLTIRGQEKIGIIGPNGIGKSTLLAKLQRLLNDKREISLGYMPQDYHKKLPLDLSPIAYLSKTGEKEELQKIQSHLASLNFSYPEMQHQIRSLSGGQQGKLLLLDLVLCKPNFLLLDEPTRNFSPTSQPQIRKLFATYPGGLITVSHDRRFLKEVCSTIYRLTEHGLELVNLEDV, encoded by the coding sequence ATGCACTATCGATATTCTAGAAAGGGCAATCATATGATAAAAATCAATCACCTGACCATCACACAAAATAAAGATTTACGAGACCTTGTCTCTGACTTAAACATGACCATCCAAGACGGGGAAAAAGTAGCTATTATTGGCGAAGAAGGAAATGGCAAATCAACCTTGCTTAAAACTTTAATGGGGGAAGCTTTGCCTGATTTCACTATTAAGGGAGAGATTCAATCTGATTATCAATCAATAGCCTACATTCCTCAAAAACTCCCCGAAGAGCTGAAAAAGAAAAGTCTACACGACTACTTCTTTTTAGATACTATTGATTTAGACTACAGTATCCTCTATCGTTTGGCTGAGGAGTTACATTTTGATAGCGATCGCTTTGCTAGTGACCAAGAGATTGGCAGTCTATCAGGGGGTGAAGCTTTGAAAATTCAGCTTATCCATGAGTTAGCCAAACCCTTTGAGATTCTATTTTTAGATGAACCTTCAAATGACCTGGACCTTGAAACAGTTGATTGGCTAAAAGGTCAGATTCTCAAAATTAGGCAAACTATTATTTTCATTTCCCATGATGAAGACTTTCTTTCTCAAACGGCTGATACTATTGTCCACTTGCGACTGGTCAAGCACCGTAAAGAAGCAGAAACGCTAGTCGAGCATTTAGACTATGATCGCTATAGCGACCAGAGAAAGGCTAATTTTGCCAAACAAAGCCAGCAAGCTGCTAACGACCAAAGAGCCTATGATAAAACCATGGAAAAGCATCGGCGAGTCAAGCAAAATGTAGAAACTGCACTTCGAGCTACCAAAGACAGTACTGCCGGTCGCCTATTGGCTAAAAAGATGAAAACTGTCCTCTCTCAAGAAAAACGCTACGAAAGGGCAGCTCAGTCCATGACCCAAAAGCCACTTGAAGAGGAAGAAATCAGACTTTTCTTCTCAGATATACAGCCATTACCGGCATCTAAAGTCTTAATCCAACTGGAAAAAGAAAATTTGTCCATTGATGACCGTATTTTGGCTCAGGAACTACAACTAACTATCCGTGGCCAAGAAAAAATCGGTATCATTGGGCCAAATGGTATTGGGAAATCAACTCTGTTAGCCAAGTTACAGAGACTTCTGAATGATAAAAGAGAGATTTCACTTGGTTATATGCCACAAGATTACCACAAAAAACTGCCATTGGATTTATCACCAATAGCCTATCTCAGTAAAACTGGGGAAAAAGAGGAACTACAGAAAATCCAATCTCACCTAGCCAGTCTCAATTTCAGTTATCCAGAGATGCAGCATCAAATTCGCTCCTTATCTGGCGGACAACAGGGAAAACTCCTGCTTTTGGATTTAGTCTTGTGCAAACCAAACTTTCTCCTGTTGGATGAACCCACACGAAACTTTTCTCCAACTTCTCAACCCCAAATCAGAAAACTCTTTGCCACTTATCCTGGCGGTCTCATCACTGTTTCGCATGACCGTCGTTTCTTAAAAGAGGTCTGCTCGACTATCTATCGCTTGACAGAACATGGTTTGGAGCTAGTTAATTTAGAAGATGTATAA
- the htpX gene encoding zinc metalloprotease HtpX, which yields MLFDQIASNKRKTWILLLVFFLLLALVGYAVGYLFMRSGLGGLVIALIIGFIYALSMIFQSTEIVMSMNGAREVDEQTAPDLYHVVEDMAMVAQIPMPRVFIIDDPALNAFATGSNPQNAAVAATSGLLAIMNREELEAVMGHEVSHIRNYDIRISTIAVALASAITMLSSMAGRMMWWGGAERRRSDDDRDGNGLEIIMLVVSLLAIVLAPLAATLVQLAISRQREFLADASSVELTRNPQGMINALRKLDNSKPMSRPVDDASSALYINDPKKGGGFQKLFYTHPPISERIERLKHM from the coding sequence ATGTTGTTTGATCAAATTGCAAGCAATAAACGAAAAACGTGGATTTTATTGCTGGTATTTTTCCTACTCTTAGCTCTTGTTGGCTATGCGGTTGGTTACCTCTTTATGCGGTCTGGGCTTGGTGGTTTGGTTATCGCACTGATTATCGGCTTTATCTATGCCTTGTCCATGATTTTTCAATCGACAGAGATTGTCATGTCCATGAACGGGGCGCGTGAGGTGGATGAGCAAACGGCACCAGACCTCTACCATGTAGTAGAAGATATGGCTATGGTGGCTCAGATTCCTATGCCCCGTGTTTTCATCATTGATGATCCAGCCTTAAATGCCTTTGCGACAGGTTCTAATCCTCAAAATGCGGCGGTTGCTGCGACGTCAGGTCTCCTAGCTATCATGAATCGCGAGGAGCTAGAAGCTGTTATGGGACATGAGGTTAGTCATATTCGTAATTACGATATCCGTATTTCGACTATTGCTGTCGCCCTCGCTAGTGCTATCACCATGCTTTCTAGTATGGCAGGTCGTATGATGTGGTGGGGTGGCGCAGAGCGCAGACGAAGTGACGATGACAGAGATGGAAATGGCTTAGAAATCATTATGCTAGTGGTTTCCCTCCTAGCTATTGTGCTGGCACCTCTCGCTGCAACCTTGGTGCAACTCGCTATTTCTCGTCAGAGGGAATTCCTAGCTGATGCTTCCAGTGTCGAGTTGACTCGTAATCCTCAAGGGATGATAAATGCTCTACGTAAGTTGGATAACAGTAAACCGATGAGTCGTCCTGTCGACGATGCCAGCAGTGCACTCTATATCAATGATCCTAAGAAAGGGGGAGGGTTCCAAAAACTATTTTATACCCACCCACCTATCTCAGAACGGATTGAACGTTTAAAACATATGTAA
- a CDS encoding LemA family protein codes for MTWIILGVIALIVIFVIVSYNGLVKNRMQTKEAWSQIDVQLKRRNDLLPNLIETVKGYAKYEGSTLEKVAELRNQVAAATSPAEAMKASDALTRQVSGIFAVAESYPDLKASANFVKLQEELTNTENKISYSRQLYNSVVSNYNVKLETFPSNIIAGMFGFKAADFLQTPEEEKAVPKVDFSGLGD; via the coding sequence ATGACTTGGATTATTCTTGGAGTTATCGCTCTTATTGTTATTTTTGTGATTGTTAGCTATAACGGTTTGGTTAAAAATCGTATGCAAACCAAGGAGGCTTGGAGCCAGATTGATGTTCAGTTGAAACGTCGAAATGATCTCTTGCCAAACTTGATTGAGACTGTAAAAGGTTATGCTAAGTATGAAGGTTCTACCCTTGAAAAGGTGGCAGAACTACGTAACCAAGTGGCAGCAGCGACTTCACCAGCAGAAGCTATGAAAGCTAGTGATGCCCTTACTCGTCAGGTTTCAGGTATTTTTGCAGTTGCAGAAAGCTATCCAGATTTGAAAGCCAGTGCCAACTTTGTTAAATTGCAAGAGGAGTTGACCAATACAGAAAATAAAATTTCTTACTCTCGTCAACTCTACAACAGTGTTGTCAGCAACTACAATGTAAAATTAGAAACTTTCCCAAGCAATATTATCGCTGGAATGTTTGGATTTAAAGCAGCAGATTTCCTTCAAACACCAGAAGAGGAAAAGGCAGTTCCTAAGGTTGATTTTAGCGGTTTAGGTGACTAA
- the rsmG gene encoding 16S rRNA (guanine(527)-N(7))-methyltransferase RsmG — protein sequence MKPETFYNLLAEQNLPLSFFLKEQFERYFELLVEWNEKINLTAITDKDEVYLKHFYDSIAPILQGLIPNETIKLLDIGAGAGFPSLPMKILYPQLDVTIIDSLNKRINFLQLLAQELNLEGVHFYHGRAEDFAQDKNFRAQYDFVTARAVARMQVLSELTIPYLKVGGKLLALKASNAPEELLEAKNALNLLFSKVEDNLSYALPNGNPRYITVVEKKKETPNKFPRKAGMPNKRPL from the coding sequence ATGAAACCAGAAACATTTTACAACTTGCTTGCCGAGCAGAATCTTCCACTTTCGTTTTTTTTAAAAGAACAATTTGAACGTTATTTTGAGCTCTTGGTCGAGTGGAATGAAAAGATTAATTTAACAGCCATTACGGACAAGGATGAAGTTTATCTCAAACATTTTTACGATTCGATTGCACCCATTCTGCAAGGTTTAATTCCCAATGAAACTATCAAACTTCTTGATATTGGAGCTGGGGCAGGATTTCCTAGTCTACCGATGAAAATCCTCTATCCTCAGTTAGATGTGACCATCATTGATTCGCTCAATAAGCGCATCAACTTCCTCCAACTCTTAGCTCAAGAACTGAATTTGGAAGGTGTTCACTTCTACCATGGACGTGCAGAAGACTTTGCCCAAGACAAGAACTTCCGTGCTCAATATGATTTTGTAACAGCTCGTGCGGTTGCCCGTATGCAGGTCTTGTCTGAATTGACCATTCCTTACCTTAAAGTTGGCGGAAAACTATTGGCACTCAAGGCCAGCAATGCTCCTGAGGAATTATTAGAAGCTAAGAATGCCCTCAACCTCCTTTTTAGTAAGGTCGAAGACAATCTCAGCTACGCTCTACCTAATGGAAATCCGCGCTACATCACAGTGGTAGAAAAGAAAAAAGAAACACCAAATAAATTTCCACGTAAGGCTGGCATGCCCAATAAACGCCCACTTTAA
- a CDS encoding uracil-xanthine permease family protein: MKQESTVDLLLDVDQRPSAGKGILLSFQHVFAMFGATILVPLILGMPVSVALFASGVGTLIYMIATGFRVPVYLGSSFAFITAMSLAMKELGGDVSAAQTGVILTGFIYVLVAAGVRFAGTKWIDKLLPPIIIGPMIIVIGLGLAGSAVTNAGLVADGNWKNALVAVVTFLIAAFINTKGKGFLRIIPFLFAIIGGYLFALALGLVDFTPVLKADWFEIPSFYLPFSTGGAFKEYSLYFGPETIAILPIAIVTISEHIGDHTVLGQICGRQFLKEPGLHRTLLGDGIATSVSAFLGGPANTTYGENTGVIGMTRIASVSVIRNAAFIAIALSFLGKFTALISTIPNAVLGGMSILLYGVIASNGLKVLIKERVDFGQMRNLIIASAMLVLGLGGAILKLGPVTLSGTALSAMTGIILNLILPYENKD; encoded by the coding sequence ATGAAACAAGAATCAACTGTTGATTTGTTACTAGACGTTGACCAACGTCCTTCGGCTGGAAAAGGAATTCTCCTTAGTTTCCAACACGTTTTCGCTATGTTTGGTGCGACCATCTTGGTACCCTTGATTTTGGGAATGCCTGTATCTGTTGCCCTTTTTGCTTCAGGTGTTGGAACACTCATCTACATGATCGCAACTGGTTTTAGAGTTCCAGTTTATCTAGGATCATCATTCGCCTTTATCACAGCTATGTCCCTAGCTATGAAGGAACTAGGAGGGGATGTATCAGCTGCACAAACAGGGGTTATCCTTACAGGTTTTATCTATGTCCTTGTCGCTGCTGGTGTTCGTTTTGCAGGTACAAAATGGATTGATAAACTCTTGCCACCAATCATCATCGGACCTATGATTATCGTTATCGGTCTTGGACTTGCAGGTTCAGCAGTTACTAACGCTGGTCTTGTAGCGGACGGGAATTGGAAAAATGCTCTTGTAGCAGTTGTTACTTTCTTGATTGCTGCCTTTATCAATACAAAAGGAAAAGGCTTCCTACGAATCATTCCATTCCTCTTTGCCATTATCGGTGGTTACCTCTTCGCTCTAGCTCTTGGGCTAGTTGACTTTACACCAGTTCTTAAAGCTGACTGGTTTGAAATTCCTAGTTTCTACTTGCCATTTAGTACTGGTGGTGCCTTTAAAGAGTACAGTCTTTACTTTGGCCCAGAAACCATCGCTATCTTGCCAATCGCTATCGTAACAATTTCTGAACATATCGGAGACCATACTGTTTTGGGTCAAATCTGTGGTCGTCAATTCTTGAAAGAACCAGGTCTTCACCGTACTCTTCTTGGTGACGGTATCGCAACTTCTGTTTCTGCCTTCCTTGGTGGACCAGCCAATACAACTTATGGAGAAAATACAGGGGTTATCGGTATGACTCGTATCGCTTCTGTCTCAGTTATCCGTAACGCTGCCTTCATCGCGATTGCCCTTAGCTTCCTTGGTAAATTCACTGCCTTGATTTCAACTATTCCAAACGCTGTACTTGGTGGTATGTCAATCCTTCTCTATGGTGTTATCGCCAGCAACGGTTTGAAGGTATTGATCAAAGAACGTGTTGATTTCGGTCAAATGCGTAATCTCATCATCGCAAGTGCTATGTTGGTTCTTGGACTTGGAGGAGCTATCCTTAAACTCGGTCCAGTTACCCTTTCAGGTACTGCCCTATCAGCGATGACAGGAATCATCTTGAACTTAATCTTGCCATACGAAAATAAAGACTAA
- a CDS encoding CFI-box-CTERM domain-containing protein: protein MEFVVYRKGREVAVFQRRSDAERYVRSKTGFFGEPDAYYQIEQRGCYLTEAAVTYKGLADDCDELMTLRKFRDSYLALQDGGQEEIESYYKMAPQIVAKLEEHPNREEILESIWSELVLPCVSLIKVGENQACHQLYKTYTLELSQKVVQ, encoded by the coding sequence ATGGAATTTGTTGTATATCGTAAGGGAAGAGAAGTAGCTGTTTTTCAACGTAGGAGTGATGCAGAGAGATATGTGCGCTCTAAAACTGGATTTTTTGGTGAACCAGATGCTTACTATCAGATTGAACAAAGAGGTTGTTATTTGACAGAAGCAGCTGTAACTTACAAGGGATTGGCAGATGATTGTGATGAATTGATGACTTTGCGAAAATTCAGGGATTCTTATCTAGCTTTGCAAGATGGTGGTCAGGAGGAAATTGAATCCTACTATAAGATGGCTCCTCAGATTGTTGCTAAGTTAGAAGAACATCCAAATCGAGAGGAAATACTAGAGTCTATCTGGTCAGAACTTGTCTTACCTTGTGTTTCCTTAATTAAAGTAGGAGAGAACCAAGCTTGCCATCAATTATATAAAACATATACACTAGAACTATCTCAAAAAGTGGTTCAATAA
- a CDS encoding type III restriction-modification system endonuclease encodes MRLQFKKQQFQLDAVSAIADLFQGQAKHTGVQYMADPGRLKSDEVDLVLDAYRNAPIQLSQASIRENVHAVQTRFGLRPSESLSIDRVNGNPAYNFSIEMETGTGKTYTYIRTIMELNKRYGWLKFVIVVPSVAIREGVLKSLQIMSSHFQVEYGKQPRYFVYDSSRLGDLDSFANSSDLQIMVINIQAFNAKGKDARRIHSEQESFRWRRPIDVLAAMNPIMIIDEPQSANGKQTKMGLKDFKPLFTLRYSATHKEKHDMVYRLDAMDAYNQKLVKKIAVKAIEQTGTTGTQGYLYLQEIIPQKTGAPKAKIEFEVKMQSGVKRKLKVVEEPFDLYAESGNLSAYKGMTLSHFDARENKLQVGVTQELHVGEVIGEVDESSIRRIQIRETIKSHIEKESKLYNRRIKVLSLFFIDEVAKYKQYDEHNDAYNGEYAQIFEEEYRNQVNQFIQTQEPTPYRRYLEANLEGNSVHAGYFSVDKVKKSDKTIFVDYKSTSEKKSNLSNDTDAYDLIMKDKERLLSFEEPVRFLFSHSALREGWDNPNVFQICTLKKSSAEVGKRQEIGRGMRLAVDQNGIRQDFELLGNDVHEINKLTVIANESYDQFARNLQEEIKELLADRPAKVDVTLFTNKVLTNQEGQTIRITKEQADSIHFDLIRQGYIDREGQLTTEYFTAKENHQLQLSETLAGYEDKLVEILESVYHAGQYEIENANNAVIQFSNEVNQENIARKEFLNLWKQINRKTSYQVEFDDAELVKHSVDYINEKLVVSKPSFHITQASATEMSKEEGLHLTVAENDRQQEYLTDSQIMTKYDLLGEIADQTGLTRKLVAEILSKIYVYQFDKFKQNPEEFILKVSKLINEQKASQIIKHIQYNVLSEEYDMDLFYDNPETANRSDDYLLESKKGIYNFVKVDSNTEKTFKESLEQYEDVRVYVKLPGKFSIATPLGNYNPDWAIAFREGSVKHIYFVAETKGSMSSLQLKQAEQAKIACARAHFKALAQAGLINDQHIYDVVSSYEELLNIVR; translated from the coding sequence ATGAGATTACAATTTAAAAAACAACAATTCCAGTTGGATGCGGTGAGTGCTATTGCAGATTTATTTCAAGGGCAAGCCAAACATACTGGAGTTCAGTATATGGCGGATCCAGGTCGTCTCAAGTCAGATGAGGTAGATTTGGTTTTAGATGCTTATCGAAATGCACCGATTCAATTGAGTCAAGCAAGTATACGAGAAAATGTTCATGCCGTACAAACTCGTTTTGGATTAAGACCTTCTGAAAGTCTTTCTATTGATAGAGTTAATGGCAACCCAGCTTATAATTTTTCCATAGAGATGGAGACGGGAACAGGGAAGACCTACACGTACATCCGTACCATTATGGAGTTAAATAAACGATACGGATGGCTTAAGTTTGTTATTGTCGTTCCAAGTGTAGCCATTCGTGAAGGAGTTCTCAAGTCTCTGCAGATCATGTCAAGTCACTTTCAGGTGGAGTATGGCAAACAACCACGCTATTTTGTCTACGATTCTTCACGTTTAGGTGATTTGGATAGTTTTGCCAATTCGTCAGACCTTCAAATCATGGTCATTAACATTCAAGCCTTTAATGCAAAAGGAAAAGATGCGCGACGAATTCATTCTGAACAGGAAAGTTTCCGTTGGCGCCGTCCAATTGATGTACTGGCAGCTATGAATCCGATTATGATTATTGATGAACCTCAGTCTGCTAATGGTAAACAAACCAAGATGGGACTAAAAGATTTCAAGCCATTGTTTACACTACGTTATTCGGCTACCCATAAAGAAAAACATGATATGGTTTATAGATTGGATGCCATGGATGCTTACAATCAAAAATTAGTGAAGAAGATTGCGGTTAAGGCTATTGAACAAACTGGTACGACTGGGACACAAGGCTATCTTTATCTACAAGAAATCATTCCACAAAAAACAGGAGCACCCAAAGCAAAAATTGAGTTTGAAGTAAAAATGCAGTCAGGTGTCAAAAGGAAATTGAAAGTGGTGGAAGAACCCTTTGATTTGTATGCTGAATCAGGGAATTTATCTGCTTATAAAGGAATGACCCTTAGTCACTTTGATGCAAGAGAGAACAAACTTCAAGTTGGTGTGACGCAAGAACTTCATGTCGGTGAAGTGATAGGGGAAGTGGATGAGTCTAGCATCAGAAGAATTCAAATCCGAGAGACTATAAAAAGTCATATCGAAAAGGAAAGTAAACTTTATAATCGAAGAATTAAAGTATTATCCTTATTTTTCATCGATGAAGTGGCCAAGTATAAACAATATGATGAACATAATGATGCCTATAATGGTGAATATGCTCAGATTTTTGAAGAGGAATACCGAAATCAAGTAAACCAGTTTATCCAAACACAGGAACCAACTCCTTATCGTAGGTATTTGGAGGCTAATCTTGAAGGAAATTCAGTTCATGCTGGTTACTTTTCGGTAGATAAAGTGAAGAAGTCAGATAAGACCATTTTTGTGGATTATAAATCTACCAGTGAAAAGAAAAGTAATCTTTCAAATGACACCGATGCCTATGACTTGATTATGAAGGACAAGGAGCGTTTGTTGAGCTTTGAAGAGCCAGTTCGTTTCCTCTTTTCTCACTCAGCTCTAAGAGAGGGATGGGATAATCCTAATGTCTTTCAAATTTGTACTCTCAAAAAATCTTCAGCAGAGGTTGGAAAGCGTCAAGAAATCGGTCGTGGTATGCGTTTGGCAGTTGATCAAAATGGAATTCGTCAGGATTTTGAACTCCTAGGAAATGATGTTCATGAAATCAATAAACTGACAGTAATTGCAAATGAAAGCTATGATCAATTTGCTCGAAATCTACAAGAAGAAATCAAAGAACTTTTAGCAGATCGTCCTGCAAAAGTGGATGTTACTCTCTTTACGAATAAAGTTCTAACCAATCAAGAAGGACAAACAATACGTATTACCAAGGAACAAGCAGATTCGATTCATTTTGATTTGATCCGACAAGGCTATATAGACCGTGAAGGACAATTGACCACAGAATATTTTACTGCAAAAGAAAATCATCAGTTACAACTGTCTGAAACGCTAGCAGGTTATGAGGATAAGCTGGTAGAGATATTGGAGAGTGTTTATCATGCTGGACAGTATGAAATTGAAAATGCCAATAATGCGGTAATACAATTCTCAAATGAGGTCAATCAAGAAAATATTGCTCGAAAAGAATTTTTAAATCTCTGGAAGCAAATCAATCGTAAGACGAGTTACCAAGTAGAGTTTGATGATGCGGAATTGGTAAAACATTCGGTTGACTATATCAATGAGAAATTAGTCGTTAGCAAACCAAGCTTTCATATAACTCAAGCAAGCGCTACTGAGATGAGTAAGGAAGAAGGTCTCCATCTGACAGTGGCTGAGAATGATCGCCAACAAGAATATCTAACGGATTCGCAGATTATGACCAAATATGATTTGCTAGGGGAGATTGCTGATCAGACTGGTTTAACTCGTAAGTTGGTTGCGGAAATATTAAGTAAAATCTATGTCTACCAATTTGACAAGTTTAAACAAAATCCAGAAGAGTTTATTCTTAAGGTTTCAAAACTAATTAATGAACAAAAAGCAAGTCAAATTATCAAGCATATTCAGTATAATGTATTAAGTGAAGAGTATGATATGGACTTGTTTTATGACAATCCTGAAACTGCTAACAGATCAGATGATTACTTACTTGAATCCAAAAAAGGAATTTACAATTTTGTAAAAGTTGATTCAAATACGGAGAAGACCTTTAAAGAATCTTTGGAACAATACGAGGATGTTCGTGTTTATGTGAAGCTACCAGGGAAGTTCAGTATTGCTACTCCGCTTGGGAACTATAACCCTGACTGGGCAATTGCCTTCCGTGAAGGAAGTGTCAAGCATATCTATTTTGTTGCAGAAACGAAAGGCTCTATGTCTAGTCTTCAATTAAAGCAAGCTGAGCAAGCAAAAATTGCCTGTGCGCGTGCTCACTTTAAAGCTTTGGCACAAGCTGGATTGATTAATGATCAGCACATCTATGATGTGGTTTCTAGCTATGAGGAATTATTAAATATTGTAAGATAG